Proteins found in one Panicum hallii strain FIL2 chromosome 4, PHallii_v3.1, whole genome shotgun sequence genomic segment:
- the LOC112890996 gene encoding leucine-rich repeat extensin-like protein 3: protein MSIHGLILEVRVTGCRKLRDTEFFTRQDPYVVLEYATTKLRTRTCTDGGRNPTFDEKFHIPLIEGLRELNVVVWNSNTLTHDDFIGSGRVYLHKVLANGYDDSSWPLQTRNMRSAGEVKLIMHVDVSAMKNKMGRSIGAASTHSVPPPSMPAPAPVPIPAPAAAPALASAVPYTGVPPSYPPAPAYPAASAYSAYPTPSQSPYTTTEYPPPLQQAYPPPSAGYPPSYPPQPYGQPYPPQPYGQPYPLPPEAQSPYPPAPYPGTYPPRPY, encoded by the exons ATGTCAATCCACGGGCTGATCCTGGAAGTCAGAG TCACCGGGTGCCGGAAGCTGCGGGACACGGagttcttcacccgccaggacCCCTACGTCGTGCTCGAGTACGCCACCACCAAGCTCCGCACCCGCACCTGCACCG ATGGGGGAAGAAACCCAACTTTCGATGAGAAATTCCATATACCCCTCATTGAAGGGCTCCGCGAGTTGAATGTTGTCGTTTGGAACAGCAACACATTAACCCACGATGACTTCATCGGCAGTGGCAG AGTATATCTGCACAAGGTGCTCGCAAATGGCTATGATGATTCCTCATGGCCACTTCAGACACGCAACATGAG ATCCGCTGGGGAAGTGAAGCTCATTATGCATGTTGATGTCTCGGCAATG AAGAACAAAATGGGTAGAAGTATCGGTGCAGCAAGTACACATTCTGTTCCTCCACCTTCAATGCCAGCCCCAGCCCCAGTCCCAATCCCAGCACCAGCCGCAGCACCAGCACTAGCATCAGCAGTTCCATACACTGGGGTTCCACCTTCGTATCCACCTGCTCCAGCATATCCTGCGGCATCTGCATACTCTGCTTACCCAACTCCTAGCCAATCACCATATACAACTACAGAATATCCACCACCTCTGCAGCAAGCATACCCACCCCCTTCGGCAGGATACCCTCCATCGTATCCACCGCAGCCATATGGTCAACCATATCCGCCGCAACCATATGGTCAACCATACCCACTCCCACCAGAGGCACAGTCCCCGTATCCACCTG CACCTTACCCTGGTACCTATCCACCAAGACCTTATTGA
- the LOC112888830 gene encoding probable E3 ubiquitin ligase SUD1, with the protein MAEIAERAAAGELPEEPRPPPGGEEEEEEEEEEEGDVCRICRNRGDEGHPLRYPCACSGSIKFVHQDCLLQWLDHSNSRQCEVCKHAFSFSPVYAENAPTRLPFQELIVGVGMKACHVFQFILRLAFVLSVWLMIIPFITYWIWRLTFVRSLGEAQRLFLSHISAQLILSDCLHGFLLSAIIVLIFLGATSLRDYIRHLRELGGHDAERDDGGRERHGARAVRRLAGPNNRVPADGNIDELAEAQGIGAGELLRRNAENVAARLERLEAQVEQMLDGLDDADGAEDVPFDELVGMQGPVFHLVENAITVLASNAIFLIVVIFVPFSLGRIVLYYLSWFFSSASTPMLAKMMPFTETAISIANDTLKSALNVVKNFSSDSNNEGVIGHVIEVVTQSLKINATGLSVIQGTGKSSLIKGTTIGSSYLSDLTTLAVGYMFIFCLVFLYIGSLALLRYARGERFTIGRLYGIATILEAIPSLCRQFFAGMKHLMTMVKVAFLLVIELGVFPLMCGWWLDVCTLKMLGTTIAQRVEFFTMSPLASSSIHWLVGIVYMLQISIFVSLLRGVLRNGVLYFLRDPADPNYNPFRDLIDDPVHKHARRVLLSVAVYGSLIVMLVFLPVKLAMRVAPSIFPLDITIFDPFTEIPVDVLLFQICIPFAIEHFKPRATIKSLLHHWFAAVGWALGLTDFLLPKPEENGGQENWNGRAERRDRGHGGREMIAPQVEQRMIQHVAAEDNGRGNANEANDVAEEPDVDDQGDSEYGFVLRIVLLLVLAWMTLLIFNAGMIVIPISIGRLVFEAVPRLPITHGIKCNDLFSFSIGCYILWSAAAGTRYAIDYTRSRQLGILVQQICKWCSIVLKSSVLLSIWIFVIPVLIGLLFELLVIVPMRVPIDESPVFLLYQDWALGLIFLKIWTRLVMLDQMAPLVDESWRSKFERVRDDGFSRLRGLWVLHEIIMPIVTKLLTALCVPYVLARGIFPVLGYPLIVNSAVYRFAWLGCLIFSALFFCGKRFHVWFTNLHNSIRDDRYLIGRRLHNFGEDTPEPSESGATIGSDDQDRALVLQDQEEEVGLRLRHNNVRANQQPRLAF; encoded by the exons ATGGCGGAGATCGCCGAGCGGGCCGCCGCGGGCGAGCTGCCGGAggagccgcggccgccgcccgggggagaggaggaggaggaggaggaggaggaggaggagggggacgtgtgccggatctgcCGCAACCGCGGCGACGAGGGCCACCCGCTCCGGTACCCGTGCGCCTGCAGCGGCAGCATCAAGTTCGTGCACCAGGACTGCCTCCTCCAGTGGCTCGACCACAGCAACTCGCGCCAGTGCGAG GTTTGTAAACATGCATTTTCCTTCTCACCTGTGTACGCTGAAAATGCTCCGACAAGACTTCCTTTCCAAGAACTGATAGTTGGTGTTGGAATGAAAGCATGCCATGTGTTTCAATTCATACTCCGGCTTGCCTTTGTTCTCTCAGTTTGGCTCATGATTATCCCATTCATTACCTACTGGATATGGAGGTTAACATTTGTGAGAAGTCTTGGTGAAGCGCAAAGGCTGTTCCTGAGTCACATCAGTGCTCAGTTGATCCTTAGTGATTGCCTTCATGGATTCCTTCTCTCAGCTATCATTGTCCTTATATTTCTTGGAGCCACCTCATTACGGGACTACATAAGGCATTTGCGTGAGCTTGGTGGACATGATGCTGAGAGGGATGATGGAGGCCGTGAAAGGCATGGTGCTCGGGCTGTCAGGAGGTTAGCGGGTCCTAATAATAGGGTTCCTGCAGATGGAAATATTGATGAATTAGCTGAAGCCCAAGGAATTGGTGCTGGTGAACTTCTGAGGAGAAATGCTGAAAATGTTGCTGCTCGATTGGAGCGACTTGAGGCTCAGGTTGAGCAGATGCTTGATGGTCTGGATGATGCAGATggtgcagaggatgttcctttTGACGAACTTGTTGGTATGCAAGGCCCTGTCTTCCACTTGGTTGAGAACGCAATAACA GTTTTGGCCAGCAATGCTATATTCCTCATTGTTGTGATCTTTGTTCCATTCTCATTGGGAAGGATTGTCCTGTACTATCTATCATGGTTTTTCTCTTCGGCCTCTACTCCTATGCTGGCAAAAATGATGCCCTTCACAGAAACAGCTATTTCTATAGCTAATGATACATTGAAGAGTGCACTTAATGTTGTGAAGAATTTTTCTTCCGATAGTAACAATGAAGGTGTCATTGGGCATGTGATCGAGGTTGTTACTCAATCCTTGAAGATAAATGCCACTGGTCTTAGTGTAATTCAAGGCACTGGGAAAAGCAGTCTGATAAAAGGAACAACCATCGGCTCATCTTATCTTTCCGATCTGACAACTCTTGCTGTTGGATACATGTTCATCTTCTGCCTTGTATTTTTGTACATCGGATCACTGGCTTTACTTCGATATGCTAGGGGAGAACGTTTTACCATTGGAAGACTCTATGGTATAGCTACAATATTAGAGGCCATTCCATCTCTGTGCAGGCAGTTCTTTGCTGGAATGAAACATCTCATGACGATGGTCAAAGTCGCATTCCTTCTGGTGATTGAGCTCGGTGTCTTTCCTCTTATGTGTGGTTGGTGGCTTGATGTCTGCACTCTAAAGATGCTGGGCACAACAATTGCTCAGAGAGTTGAATTCTTTACAATGTCACCCTTGGCGAGCTCTTCTATCCATTGGCTAGTTGGGATTGTGTATATGCTCCAAATAAGCATATTTGTCAGTCTTCTTCGAGGG GTACTGCGCAATGGAGTTCTTTATTTTCTGCGGGACCCTGCTGATCCAAATTACAATCCGTTTAGGGACTTGATTGACGATCCTGTGCATAAACATGCTCGACGGGTTCTTTTGTCTGTTGCCGTGTATGGAAGCTTGATTGTGATGTTGGTCTTCTTACCTGTAAAACTGGCCATGCGAGTAGCACCTTCAATTTTTCCTCTGGACATCAC GATATTTGACCCATTCACTGAGATTCCAGTTGATGTCCTTCTGTTCCAAATATGCATCCCATTCGCAATTGAGCACTTCAAGCCTCGTGCAACTATTAAATCTCTTTTGCACCATTGGTTTGCTGCGGTTGGTTGGGCCCTTGGATTAACTGATTTCTTACTGCCAAAACCTGAAGAAAACGGTGGGCAGGAAAATTGGAATGGCAGGGCAGAAAGAAGAGATAGGGGCCATGGTGGGCGGGAAATGATTGCCCCACAGGTTGAACAACGCATGATACAACATGTTGCTGCAGAAGATAATGGCAGGGGAAATGCAAATGAAGCCAATGATGTTGCTGAAGAACCTGATGTAGATGATCAGGGAGACTCAGA GTACGGCTTTGTGCTTCGGATTGTGCTCTTGCTTGTACTGGCATGGATGACACTACTAATATTCAATGCTGGAATGATAGTTATTCCTATATCGATTGGCCGTCTCGTTTTTGAGGCTGTTCCCCGTCTGCCAATCACACATGGCATCAAGTGCAACG ATCTCTTCTCCTTTAGCATTGGGTGCTATATTCTCTGGAGCGCAGCAGCTGGAACCAGATATGCAATTGATTATACCAGATCGCGGCAACTAGGAATCCTGGTACAACAGATCTGCAAGTGGTGCTCTATTGTTTTGAAGAGCTCTGTTCTGTTGTCAATATGG ATCTTCGTTATTCCTGTCTTGATTGGACTCCTTTTTGAGCTACTGGTCATTGTACCAATGAGAGTGCCTATCGATGAGAGCCCCGTCTTCCTATTATACCAGGATTGGGCGCTTGGGTTAATATTCTTGAAAATATGGACTAGGCTG GTTATGTTGGATCAGATGGCACCTTTGGTTGATGAAAGTTGGAGGTCAAAGTTTGAGAGAGTTAGAGACGATGGCTTCTCCCGTTTAAGGGGTCTGTGGGTCCTCCATGAAATTATAATGCCGATCGTCACCAAGCTCCTTACTGCTCTCTGTGTCCCATACGTCCTTGCAAGGGGCATCTTCCCGGTGCTGGGCTACCCTCTCATCGTGAACTCAGCAGTCTACCGCTTTGCCTGGCTAGGCTGCCTGATCTTCAGTGCCCTCTTCTTCTGTGGCAAGAGATTCCATGTCTGGTTCACCAACCTCCACAACTCCATCAGGGATGACCGCTATCTGATCGGCCGGAGGCTGCACAACTTTGGTGAGGACACACCTGAACCAAGCGAATCCGGAGCAACTATAGGGTCAGATGACCAGGACAGGGCACTAGTCCTGCAAGATCAAGAAGAGGAAGTGGGACTGAGGCTGAGGCACAATAACGTGCGCGCAAACCAACAGCCGAGGCTGGCATTTTAA